One window of Globicephala melas chromosome 2, mGloMel1.2, whole genome shotgun sequence genomic DNA carries:
- the SSTR1 gene encoding somatostatin receptor type 1 isoform X1: MLFPNGTASSPSSPSPSPGSCGEGGGSRGPGAGAADGMEEPGRNASQNGTLSEGQGSAILISFIYSVVCLVGLCGNSMVIYVILRYAKMKTATNIYILNLAIADELLMLSVPFLVTSTLLRHWPFGALLCRLVLSVDAVNMFTSIYCLTVLSVDRYVAVVHPIKAARYRRPTVAKVVNLGVWVLSLLVILPIVVFSRTAANSDGTVACNMLMPEPAQRWLVGFVLYTFLMGFLLPVGAICLCYVLIIAKMRMVALKAGWQQRKRSERKITLMVMMVVMVFVICWMPFYVVQLVNVFAEQDDATVSQLSVILGYANSCANPILYGFLSDNFKRSFQRILCLSWMDNAAEEPVDYYATALKSRAYSVEDFQPENLESGGVFRNGTCTSRITTL, from the coding sequence ATGTTGTTCCCCAATGGCAccgcctcctctccctcctctcctagCCCCAGCCCAGGCAGCTGTGGCGAAGGCGGCGGCAGCAGGGGCCCCGGGGCCGGAGCTGCAGACGGGATGGAGGAGCCGGGGCGAAATGCGTCCCAGAACGGGACCTTGAGCGAGGGCCAGGGCAGCGCTATCCTCATCTCTTTCATCTACTCCGTGGTGTGCCTGGTGGGGCTGTGTGGGAACTCCATGGTCATCTACGTGATCCTGCGCTACGCCAAGATGAAGACGGCCACCAACATCTACATCCTCAACCTGGCCATCGCCGATGAGCTGCTCATGCTCAGCGTGCCCTTCTTGGTCACCTCCACGTTGCTTCGCCACTGGCCCTTCGGCGCGCTGCTCTGCCGCCTCGTGCTCAGCGTGGACGCAGTCAACATGTTCACCAGCATTTACTGTCTTACTGTGCTTAGCGTGGACCGCTACGTGGCCGTGGTGCACCCTATCAAGGCAGCACGCTACCGCCGGCCCACCGTGGCCAAGGTGGTGAATCTGGGCGTGTGGGTGCTATCGCTGCTCGTCATTCTGCCCATCGTGGTCTTCTCGCGCACGGCGGCCAACAGTGACGGCACGGTGGCCTGCAACATGCTCATGCCCGAGCCCGCCCAGCGCTGGCTGGTGGGCTTCGTATTGTACACTTTTCTCATGGGCTTTCTGCTGCCCGTCGGGGCCATCTGCCTGTGTTACGTGCTCATCATCGCCAAAATGCGCATGGTGGCCCTCAAGGCCGGCTGGCAACAGCGCAAGCGCTCAGAGCGCAAGATCAccctgatggtgatgatggtggtgatggtgtttgTCATCTGCTGGATGCCTTTCTATGTGGTGCAGCTAGTCAACGTGTTCGCAGAGCAGGACGACGCCACGGTGAGCCAGCTGTCGGTCATCCTCGGCTATGCCAACAGCTGCGCCAACCCCATCCTCTATGGCTTCCTTTCAGACAACTTCAAGCGCTCTTTCCAGCGCATCCTTTGCCTCAGCTGGATGGACAACGCCGCCGAGGAGCCAGTCGACTACTACGCCACGGCCCTCAAGAGCCGCGCCTACAGTGTGGAGGACTTCCAGCCTGAGAACCTGGAGTCCGGCGGCGTCTTCCGTAATGGCACCTGCACGTCCCGGATCACTACTCTCTGA
- the SSTR1 gene encoding somatostatin receptor type 1 isoform X2 — MEEPGRNASQNGTLSEGQGSAILISFIYSVVCLVGLCGNSMVIYVILRYAKMKTATNIYILNLAIADELLMLSVPFLVTSTLLRHWPFGALLCRLVLSVDAVNMFTSIYCLTVLSVDRYVAVVHPIKAARYRRPTVAKVVNLGVWVLSLLVILPIVVFSRTAANSDGTVACNMLMPEPAQRWLVGFVLYTFLMGFLLPVGAICLCYVLIIAKMRMVALKAGWQQRKRSERKITLMVMMVVMVFVICWMPFYVVQLVNVFAEQDDATVSQLSVILGYANSCANPILYGFLSDNFKRSFQRILCLSWMDNAAEEPVDYYATALKSRAYSVEDFQPENLESGGVFRNGTCTSRITTL, encoded by the coding sequence ATGGAGGAGCCGGGGCGAAATGCGTCCCAGAACGGGACCTTGAGCGAGGGCCAGGGCAGCGCTATCCTCATCTCTTTCATCTACTCCGTGGTGTGCCTGGTGGGGCTGTGTGGGAACTCCATGGTCATCTACGTGATCCTGCGCTACGCCAAGATGAAGACGGCCACCAACATCTACATCCTCAACCTGGCCATCGCCGATGAGCTGCTCATGCTCAGCGTGCCCTTCTTGGTCACCTCCACGTTGCTTCGCCACTGGCCCTTCGGCGCGCTGCTCTGCCGCCTCGTGCTCAGCGTGGACGCAGTCAACATGTTCACCAGCATTTACTGTCTTACTGTGCTTAGCGTGGACCGCTACGTGGCCGTGGTGCACCCTATCAAGGCAGCACGCTACCGCCGGCCCACCGTGGCCAAGGTGGTGAATCTGGGCGTGTGGGTGCTATCGCTGCTCGTCATTCTGCCCATCGTGGTCTTCTCGCGCACGGCGGCCAACAGTGACGGCACGGTGGCCTGCAACATGCTCATGCCCGAGCCCGCCCAGCGCTGGCTGGTGGGCTTCGTATTGTACACTTTTCTCATGGGCTTTCTGCTGCCCGTCGGGGCCATCTGCCTGTGTTACGTGCTCATCATCGCCAAAATGCGCATGGTGGCCCTCAAGGCCGGCTGGCAACAGCGCAAGCGCTCAGAGCGCAAGATCAccctgatggtgatgatggtggtgatggtgtttgTCATCTGCTGGATGCCTTTCTATGTGGTGCAGCTAGTCAACGTGTTCGCAGAGCAGGACGACGCCACGGTGAGCCAGCTGTCGGTCATCCTCGGCTATGCCAACAGCTGCGCCAACCCCATCCTCTATGGCTTCCTTTCAGACAACTTCAAGCGCTCTTTCCAGCGCATCCTTTGCCTCAGCTGGATGGACAACGCCGCCGAGGAGCCAGTCGACTACTACGCCACGGCCCTCAAGAGCCGCGCCTACAGTGTGGAGGACTTCCAGCCTGAGAACCTGGAGTCCGGCGGCGTCTTCCGTAATGGCACCTGCACGTCCCGGATCACTACTCTCTGA